Proteins from a genomic interval of Candidatus Dormiibacterota bacterium:
- the lspA gene encoding signal peptidase II, whose protein sequence is MGGHRRRPARPAGGGALSTGGRAAGSPWRGLSILLGAAIVVFAVDHLTKWLVVRDIAYGDQVPASGPITIHHIHNSGAAFGLFPGFQAAFLVVALVVSVYILVVGHRAGNGVLTQVTLGAVLGGAAANAVDRFRQGYVVDFVDLHRWPVFNVADAAIVVGILITAITLSRRPVNAGEHAR, encoded by the coding sequence GTGGGAGGGCACCGTCGCCGGCCAGCACGTCCGGCTGGGGGTGGGGCGCTGAGCACCGGGGGACGTGCCGCCGGCTCGCCCTGGCGCGGCCTCTCCATCCTGCTCGGCGCGGCGATCGTGGTGTTCGCCGTCGACCACCTCACCAAGTGGCTGGTGGTGCGCGACATCGCCTACGGCGACCAGGTGCCGGCGAGCGGGCCGATCACCATCCACCACATCCACAACAGCGGGGCCGCCTTCGGGCTCTTTCCCGGGTTCCAGGCGGCCTTCCTGGTGGTGGCGCTGGTGGTGAGCGTGTACATCCTGGTGGTCGGCCACCGCGCCGGCAACGGCGTCCTCACCCAGGTCACCCTCGGCGCGGTGCTCGGCGGCGCCGCCGCCAACGCCGTCGACCGCTTCCGTCAGGGCTACGTCGTCGACTTCGTCGACCTCCACCGCTGGCCGGTCTTCAACGTCGCCGACGCCGCCATCGTCGTCGGCATCCTGATCACCGCGATCACCCTGAGCCGGCGTCCCGTCAACGCGGGCGAGCACGCGCGGTGA
- a CDS encoding RluA family pseudouridine synthase: protein MTVVVEPQPADGASAPRLDLWMVRERGISRTAARALIDAGRVRVDGRPGRPSQRIEPGTSVEVADAPAAGAVPAAAAAEGEEELRIVHEDEWLAVIDKPAGLVVHPAPGHPTGTLADALRRRGDTWSTAAGEDRPGIVHRLDRFTSGLLVVAKTEAAHRALSAQLAGRTLGRNYWTMVWGSLAESSGEIVAPIARDRRQRQRMAVVDGGRAAQSNFQVVERLAAATVLDVSLRSGRTHQIRVHLAWVGRPVVGDPIYGRRDDRHAGRPALHARQLRLVHPADGAERIYEAPLPADLVDLLQQAREGTL, encoded by the coding sequence GTGACCGTGGTGGTGGAGCCGCAGCCCGCCGACGGAGCGTCCGCACCGCGCCTCGACCTCTGGATGGTGCGCGAGCGGGGGATCAGCCGGACCGCCGCCCGGGCGCTCATCGACGCCGGCCGGGTGCGTGTCGACGGCCGCCCCGGCCGTCCCTCCCAGCGCATCGAGCCGGGCACCAGCGTGGAGGTGGCCGACGCCCCCGCCGCCGGCGCGGTGCCCGCGGCGGCCGCGGCGGAGGGGGAGGAGGAGCTGCGGATCGTCCACGAGGACGAGTGGCTCGCGGTCATCGACAAGCCCGCCGGCCTGGTGGTCCACCCCGCCCCCGGCCACCCCACCGGCACCCTCGCCGACGCCCTGCGCCGGCGCGGCGACACCTGGTCGACCGCCGCCGGCGAGGACCGGCCCGGCATCGTCCACCGCCTCGACCGCTTCACCAGCGGCCTGCTGGTGGTGGCCAAGACCGAGGCCGCGCACCGGGCGCTCTCCGCCCAGCTGGCCGGTCGCACCCTGGGGCGCAACTACTGGACGATGGTCTGGGGCAGCCTCGCCGAGTCGAGCGGGGAGATCGTCGCCCCGATCGCCCGCGACCGGCGGCAGCGCCAGCGGATGGCGGTGGTCGACGGCGGCCGGGCGGCGCAGTCGAACTTCCAGGTGGTCGAGCGGCTCGCCGCGGCCACCGTTCTCGACGTCTCGCTGCGGAGCGGGCGCACCCACCAGATCCGCGTCCACCTCGCCTGGGTGGGCCGCCCCGTGGTCGGCGACCCGATCTACGGGCGCCGCGACGACCGCCACGCCGGCCGCCCCGCCCTCCACGCCCGCCAGCTCCGCCTCGTCCACCCCGCCGACGGCGCCGAGCGGATCTATGAGGCCCCGCTCCCCGCCGACCTGGTCGACCTGCTCCAGCAGGCCCGCGAGGGGACCCTGTGA
- the gmk gene encoding guanylate kinase has product MSGRVIVLSGPSGVGKDTVLHALFSREPRLRYSISYTTRPPRPGEVDGVSYTFVDDQTFLRLEQAGEFLETAVVHGNRYGTSRRRVEAMVARGEHVVLKIDVQGASAVRERLSDAIFIFLLPPSIEVLRQRLRDRGTDDDDALARRDADAVREMAEAARYDHLVVNDSVERAAEQILDIVEASCGANAG; this is encoded by the coding sequence GTGAGCGGGAGGGTGATCGTGCTGAGCGGGCCCAGCGGGGTGGGCAAGGACACCGTGCTCCACGCCCTCTTCAGCCGCGAGCCGCGGCTGCGGTACAGCATCTCCTACACCACCCGGCCGCCGCGGCCCGGCGAGGTCGACGGCGTCTCCTACACCTTCGTCGACGATCAGACCTTCCTCCGGCTCGAGCAGGCGGGCGAGTTCCTCGAGACCGCGGTGGTCCACGGCAACCGCTACGGCACCTCGCGCCGGCGGGTGGAGGCGATGGTCGCGCGGGGCGAGCACGTGGTCCTCAAGATCGACGTGCAGGGGGCGTCGGCGGTGCGCGAGCGGCTCTCCGACGCCATCTTCATCTTCCTGCTGCCGCCCTCGATCGAGGTGCTTCGCCAGCGGCTGCGCGACCGCGGCACCGACGACGACGACGCCCTCGCCCGCCGCGACGCCGATGCCGTCCGCGAGATGGCCGAGGCGGCCCGCTACGATCACCTCGTGGTCAACGACAGCGTCGAGCGCGCGGCGGAGCAGATCCTCGACATCGTTGAGGCCAGCTGTGGCGCCAACGCCGGCTGA
- the coaBC gene encoding bifunctional phosphopantothenoylcysteine decarboxylase/phosphopantothenate--cysteine ligase CoaBC — translation MAPTPADLAGRRVALYVSGSIAAYKACEIVTLLRRRGAEVRVAMTAAAARFVTPMTFQSLSGHAVAADIWEPGEGGLAAHGMAHLGLGGWAEVQVAAPASADLCARLALGLADDAVTATALACVAPLLLAPAMETRMWEHPATRSHLATLRGRGAVVVGPGAGRLASGAEGMGRMAEPADVVEACAALLGAGDGSLPLAGRRLLITAGGTREPVDPVRYLGNRSSGRMGNSLATEALALGAAVTLVTTLAPPALHPRLEVVGVATAAEMLEAVRAHLAAADVLVMAAAVADYRPADPSPRKLKKGDTALRLDLVPTADILCAVRDQARELGVMVVGFAAETDDLLDNARTKLERKGLELIVANDVATGMGGEESAVTVLGREGVVAELTRAPKPEVARRVLEIIGARWAARAQA, via the coding sequence GTGGCGCCAACGCCGGCTGACCTGGCGGGCCGCCGGGTCGCCCTCTACGTCAGCGGCAGCATCGCCGCCTACAAGGCCTGCGAGATCGTCACCCTGCTGCGCCGGCGGGGCGCGGAGGTGCGGGTGGCGATGACCGCCGCCGCCGCCCGCTTCGTCACCCCCATGACCTTCCAGAGCCTCTCCGGCCACGCCGTCGCCGCGGACATCTGGGAGCCGGGGGAGGGGGGCCTCGCCGCCCACGGGATGGCCCACCTCGGCCTCGGCGGCTGGGCCGAGGTCCAGGTCGCCGCCCCCGCATCCGCCGACCTCTGCGCCCGCCTCGCCCTCGGCCTCGCCGACGACGCGGTCACCGCCACCGCGCTCGCCTGCGTGGCGCCGCTGCTGCTCGCCCCGGCGATGGAGACGCGGATGTGGGAGCACCCCGCCACCCGGAGCCACCTCGCCACCCTGCGCGGCCGCGGTGCGGTGGTGGTGGGCCCGGGAGCGGGGCGGCTGGCCAGCGGCGCGGAGGGCATGGGACGGATGGCCGAGCCCGCCGACGTGGTCGAGGCCTGCGCCGCCCTGCTCGGCGCCGGCGACGGCTCCCTCCCGCTGGCCGGACGCCGCCTGCTGATCACCGCCGGCGGCACCCGCGAGCCGGTCGACCCGGTGCGCTACCTCGGCAACCGCAGCAGCGGACGGATGGGCAACTCGCTCGCCACCGAGGCGCTGGCGCTGGGGGCGGCGGTCACCCTGGTCACCACCCTGGCGCCGCCCGCCCTCCATCCCCGCCTCGAGGTGGTGGGGGTGGCCACCGCCGCGGAGATGCTCGAGGCGGTGCGTGCGCACCTCGCCGCCGCCGACGTCCTGGTGATGGCCGCCGCGGTCGCCGACTACCGGCCCGCCGACCCCTCGCCGCGCAAGCTGAAGAAGGGCGACACCGCCCTGCGCCTCGACCTCGTCCCCACCGCCGACATCCTCTGCGCGGTGCGCGACCAGGCCCGCGAGCTGGGGGTGATGGTGGTCGGGTTCGCCGCCGAGACCGACGACCTCCTCGACAACGCCCGCACCAAGCTCGAGCGCAAGGGCCTGGAGCTCATCGTCGCCAACGACGTCGCCACCGGCATGGGCGGCGAGGAGAGCGCGGTGACGGTGCTCGGCCGCGAGGGCGTGGTCGCCGAGCTGACCCGTGCCCCCAAGCCCGAGGTCGCCCGGCGGGTGCTGGAGATCATCGGCGCCCGGTGGGCGGCCCGAGCGCAGGCCTGA
- the priA gene encoding primosomal protein N' — protein MPECSLPYATVVPELRSILPRDIFTYSVGADLDLSAVPGARVRVPFGEREVIGHVVERVATTEFEARAIVEVLDEPPPLLPHLVLLGRWVAERYRAPLGEVVKAMLPSGVRSARPRGRKRGPRSTSRGAREAAETGEAEVAPPLTDAQRLAAAPLLLAIAEGRHHRLLLRGVTGSGKTEVYLVAIAAALAAGRRALVLVPEISLTPQTIRRFAARFPGRVVLMHSGLTDAERAATWRRVREGGADVVVGSRSAVFAPIADLGVVVVDEEDASAYKQDRVPRYHAVETALELGRLCGAPVVLGSATPRLETFFRAHGGDLELATLPDRIAGRALPPIEVVDLREELRAGNRSPLSQSLERALAECAGAGGQSILFLNRRGTATVIVCRSCGEALGCPNCSVALVFHQGRGLCACHYCGASRPPPRECPACGSPAIRALGMGTERLERVVRERFPALRLLRMDRDTVQRRDTYFEIYDTFARGDADCLIGTQMVTKGWDLAGVRLVGVVNADTALHLPDYRSGEVTFSLLTQVAGRAGRGEHSARVILQTYSPGHYAVRHALGHDYLGFAHEEIRIRRATGFPPYSRLCVCTFSHRDDAEAERRARRAAEKLSGTLTPGSGVDVLGPTPAFLHRLRGEFRWQITVRGASLQEALPHLPTDRGWSIDVDPAL, from the coding sequence GTGCCCGAGTGCTCCCTGCCCTACGCGACGGTCGTCCCCGAGCTGCGCTCGATCCTCCCACGGGACATCTTCACCTACTCGGTGGGCGCCGACCTCGACCTGAGCGCGGTGCCCGGGGCCCGGGTGCGGGTGCCGTTCGGCGAGCGGGAGGTGATCGGCCACGTCGTCGAGCGGGTCGCCACGACCGAGTTCGAGGCCCGGGCGATCGTCGAGGTGCTCGACGAGCCGCCCCCGCTGCTCCCCCACCTCGTCCTGCTGGGGCGGTGGGTCGCCGAGCGCTACCGGGCGCCGCTCGGCGAGGTGGTCAAGGCGATGCTGCCGTCCGGGGTGCGGTCCGCCCGTCCCCGGGGGCGGAAGCGGGGGCCGCGGAGCACGTCCCGCGGTGCCCGGGAGGCCGCCGAGACCGGCGAGGCCGAGGTCGCGCCGCCGCTCACCGACGCGCAGCGGCTCGCCGCCGCCCCGCTCCTGCTCGCCATCGCCGAGGGCCGCCACCACCGCCTGCTGCTCCGCGGGGTCACCGGCAGCGGCAAGACCGAGGTCTACCTCGTCGCCATCGCCGCCGCGCTCGCCGCCGGCCGCCGCGCCCTCGTCCTGGTGCCCGAGATCAGCCTCACCCCGCAGACCATCCGGCGCTTCGCCGCCCGCTTCCCGGGGCGGGTGGTGCTGATGCACTCTGGGCTCACCGACGCGGAGCGGGCGGCCACCTGGCGGCGGGTGCGCGAGGGCGGCGCCGACGTCGTGGTGGGCTCGCGGAGCGCGGTCTTCGCCCCGATCGCCGACCTCGGCGTGGTGGTCGTGGACGAGGAGGACGCCTCCGCCTACAAGCAGGACCGGGTGCCCCGTTACCACGCCGTCGAGACCGCCCTCGAGCTCGGCCGGCTGTGCGGCGCCCCGGTGGTGCTGGGGTCGGCGACGCCCCGGCTGGAGACCTTCTTCCGCGCCCACGGCGGCGACCTCGAGCTCGCCACCCTGCCCGACCGCATCGCCGGGCGGGCGCTGCCGCCGATCGAGGTGGTCGACCTGCGCGAGGAGCTGCGCGCCGGCAACCGCAGCCCACTCTCGCAGTCGCTGGAGCGCGCCCTTGCGGAGTGCGCCGGGGCCGGGGGCCAGTCGATCCTCTTCCTCAACCGCCGCGGCACCGCCACCGTGATCGTCTGCCGCTCCTGCGGGGAGGCCCTGGGCTGCCCCAACTGCAGCGTCGCCCTGGTCTTCCACCAGGGTCGCGGGCTCTGCGCCTGCCACTACTGCGGCGCGTCCCGGCCGCCGCCCCGGGAGTGCCCGGCCTGCGGCTCGCCGGCGATCCGGGCGCTGGGGATGGGCACCGAGCGGCTCGAGCGGGTGGTGCGCGAGCGCTTCCCCGCCCTGCGCCTGCTGCGGATGGACCGCGACACCGTGCAGCGGCGCGACACCTACTTCGAGATCTACGACACCTTCGCCCGGGGCGACGCCGACTGCCTGATCGGCACCCAGATGGTCACCAAGGGCTGGGACCTCGCCGGGGTGCGGCTGGTGGGGGTGGTCAACGCCGACACCGCCCTCCACCTCCCCGACTACCGGAGCGGCGAGGTGACGTTCTCGCTGCTCACCCAGGTGGCGGGACGAGCCGGCCGGGGCGAGCACTCCGCGCGGGTGATCCTGCAGACCTACAGCCCCGGCCACTACGCGGTGCGTCACGCGCTGGGCCACGACTACCTCGGCTTCGCCCACGAGGAGATCCGCATCCGCCGCGCCACCGGGTTCCCGCCCTACAGCCGGCTCTGCGTCTGCACCTTCTCGCACCGCGACGACGCCGAGGCGGAGCGCCGTGCCCGCAGGGCGGCCGAAAAGCTCTCTGGTACACTGACCCCCGGCTCGGGAGTCGACGTCCTCGGGCCGACGCCCGCGTTCCTGCACCGCCTTCGCGGCGAGTTTCGGTGGCAGATCACGGTGCGGGGGGCGTCCCTCCAGGAAGCGCTTCCCCATCTTCCGACAGACCGGGGCTGGAGCATCGACGTCGATCCCGCCCTCTGA
- the def gene encoding peptide deformylase, translating to MALLRIITKDNPRLRLKARRVPKVDDSVRRLMDDMVETMLDAPGVGLAANQVDVQLRVIVMKVDNQLYTLANPEVVRTSGEQIGLEGCLSVPGFVGEVARADKVTIKALNRNGKEVRIKGEGLLARAILHEIDHLDGVLFIDKLTSIDTLRPVAVGSEEDAIEESEAVTLAV from the coding sequence GTGGCGCTTCTCCGGATCATCACCAAAGACAACCCCCGCCTCCGGCTCAAGGCCAGGCGGGTGCCGAAGGTCGACGACTCGGTGCGCCGGCTGATGGACGACATGGTCGAGACCATGCTCGACGCCCCCGGGGTTGGCCTCGCCGCCAACCAGGTGGACGTGCAGCTCCGGGTCATCGTGATGAAGGTGGACAACCAGCTCTACACGCTGGCCAACCCCGAGGTGGTCCGCACCTCGGGCGAGCAGATCGGCCTCGAGGGCTGCCTCAGCGTCCCCGGCTTCGTGGGCGAGGTCGCCCGCGCCGACAAGGTCACCATCAAGGCGCTGAACCGCAACGGCAAGGAGGTGCGCATCAAGGGCGAGGGGCTGCTCGCGCGCGCCATCCTGCACGAGATCGATCACCTCGACGGCGTCCTCTTCATCGACAAGCTCACCAGCATCGACACCCTTCGTCCGGTGGCGGTGGGCAGCGAGGAGGATGCGATCGAGGAGTCCGAGGCGGTCACCCTCGCCGTCTAG
- the fmt gene encoding methionyl-tRNA formyltransferase: MALRIAFLGTADFAVPSLAACLDAGCDVAAVVTQPERPGDRGRPAPRPVGDLARERGLPLLQPSRIREPAATAELLDLGIDALVVAAYGQILPAALLEGPRLGGVNVHASLLPRWRGASPVAAAILAGDAQTGVSIMRMDVGLDTGPVYAMRATPIAATEATPELTGRLAAMGADLLVEVLAGLEAGTVTAEPQDGAAATLAPRLRRDDGRVDWSEVGAAEVDRRVRGLDPWPGVTAPLGGAEVRLLAGAPLSRGDDVGPPGTVLRTDREVAEVATRDGVYAVRRVQPPGRRPMDAAAYLRGRRAPSP; encoded by the coding sequence GTGGCGCTCCGCATCGCGTTCCTCGGCACCGCGGACTTCGCCGTCCCGTCGCTGGCGGCGTGCCTCGACGCCGGCTGTGACGTCGCCGCGGTGGTGACCCAGCCGGAGCGCCCCGGCGATCGGGGCCGCCCGGCGCCACGCCCGGTCGGCGACCTCGCCCGCGAGCGCGGCCTGCCACTGCTGCAGCCGTCGCGGATCCGCGAGCCCGCGGCGACCGCGGAGCTCCTCGACCTCGGCATCGACGCCCTGGTTGTTGCCGCCTACGGCCAGATCCTCCCGGCCGCGCTGCTGGAGGGGCCGCGGCTCGGCGGCGTCAACGTCCACGCCTCGCTGCTGCCCCGCTGGCGGGGGGCCTCGCCGGTGGCGGCGGCGATCCTCGCGGGCGACGCACAGACCGGGGTCTCGATCATGCGCATGGACGTGGGCCTCGACACCGGCCCGGTGTACGCGATGCGCGCCACCCCGATCGCGGCCACCGAGGCCACCCCCGAGCTGACCGGGCGGCTCGCAGCCATGGGCGCGGACCTGCTCGTCGAGGTGCTCGCCGGGCTCGAGGCCGGCACCGTGACCGCCGAGCCGCAGGACGGCGCCGCCGCCACCCTCGCCCCCCGGCTGCGCCGCGACGACGGCCGGGTCGACTGGTCGGAGGTCGGCGCCGCCGAGGTCGACCGGAGGGTGCGCGGGCTCGACCCCTGGCCCGGGGTGACCGCCCCGCTGGGGGGAGCGGAGGTGCGCCTGCTCGCCGGCGCGCCGCTCTCGCGGGGCGACGACGTCGGGCCTCCCGGCACGGTGCTGCGCACCGATCGCGAGGTCGCCGAGGTGGCCACCCGTGACGGCGTCTACGCGGTGCGGCGGGTGCAGCCGCCGGGGCGCCGCCCGATGGACGCCGCCGCCTACCTGCGCGGCCGCCGCGCACCCTCGCCATGA
- the bluB gene encoding 5,6-dimethylbenzimidazole synthase — protein sequence MSDPSRHRFAGADREAVYRAIHQRRDVRHFRTDPVDDALVYRVLAAAHRAPSVGFMQPWTFTVIRSEATRARVHGLYLRERQAAACFYDEPRRTEFLALKLEGIREAPVNICVSCDPTRGGTHVLGRNSQPETDVYSTCCAVENLWLAARAEGLGVGWVSIIKSGELREILGIPPHVVPVAYLCLGWPQQLGPRPMLEEAGWRGRLSMQGLVRLERYDAAPAPGSEAAAAIAAAEAEIARWEAAPDPV from the coding sequence ATGAGCGACCCCAGCCGCCACCGCTTCGCCGGCGCCGACCGCGAGGCCGTCTACCGGGCCATCCACCAGCGCCGCGACGTCCGCCACTTCCGCACCGACCCGGTCGACGACGCCCTCGTCTACCGGGTGCTCGCCGCCGCCCACCGGGCCCCGTCGGTCGGCTTCATGCAGCCCTGGACGTTCACCGTGATCCGCTCCGAGGCGACCCGGGCGAGGGTGCACGGCCTCTACCTCCGCGAGCGCCAGGCGGCCGCCTGCTTCTACGACGAGCCGCGGCGCACCGAGTTCCTGGCCCTCAAGCTCGAGGGGATCCGCGAGGCGCCGGTGAACATCTGCGTCAGCTGCGACCCGACCCGCGGCGGCACCCACGTGCTGGGGCGCAACAGCCAGCCCGAGACCGACGTCTACAGCACCTGCTGCGCGGTCGAGAACCTCTGGCTGGCGGCCCGCGCCGAGGGCCTCGGGGTGGGCTGGGTGAGCATCATCAAGTCCGGCGAGCTGCGCGAGATCCTCGGCATCCCCCCGCACGTGGTGCCGGTCGCCTACCTCTGCCTGGGCTGGCCCCAGCAGCTGGGACCCCGGCCGATGCTGGAGGAGGCGGGCTGGCGCGGGCGGCTGTCGATGCAGGGCCTGGTGCGCCTCGAGCGTTACGATGCCGCCCCCGCGCCCGGGTCGGAGGCCGCCGCGGCGATCGCCGCCGCCGAGGCCGAGATCGCCCGCTGGGAAGCGGCCCCGGACCCGGTCTGA